The Oryzias latipes chromosome 11, ASM223467v1 nucleotide sequence CAAAAACCCATTCTACTTCTTCTTGTTTGCTGGGGtgatagacagacagatgagatTTGACATGGATTGTGAAGCATGTAAATGACTTTGTCTTATACAGCAAAAGCAGGGAAGAGGTGGATGATCATCTACGTGGAAGTTTGACAAAGATCCCGTTCACATGTGAATAAGAAGAACCCAATAGGACATGAGGTTACAGGATGAAGAtgtgaggaaggaggaggattTTAGGTACTTGGAGTTAACAGTCCATAAGAGACTTGTGGGAGTCAGGTGGAGAGATGAAATGGTGATTGTAAACAGGTGGAGGATGGTGTGTAGAGAGTTTTagcaagaacaaaagaaaaggtgtAGAAGTTTATGGGGAGGGTCGAGATGTTGTCTTATTTGTGATAGCTaatgttagatgttttggagataaagacCAGGTAAGAAGATCAAGAAATCAAGAAGGTCAGAgtatgttcagaggagggaaaagGACAGAGGTTTGAACTCAGGAAGGAGACTTATAAAAGGACTGGATGGAAGATTTAAGGAAATATGATGGGAGTGTGTGTGGGTGATCGTAGCCCTGcgacaggctggcgacctgtccaggctgTACGCTGCCTTCGCCCACCAGTTGCTGggttaggctccggcagccccgtgtcCAAAAACATAGTTCTTGGTTCATTTGGTGGCACCCTTAAGGAGGGAATGTGGAAGTGCCGGTGTCCGGAATGAGCGCCCGTGTACTCTAACCTCTCTGTCCTGTCAGGAGCATTGGCACTtctcagaagaagaagagaactTCCTGCTGGTCCAGGAGGTGATCCGGGTGGCTCGTTCCCTACGAGCGCGATGTGGGCTCACAAAGGAAAAGCCCAGCAGTAAGTTTGCACCCATCTACCATGAAGTCTTCACAATTAATAGGCCTCAAAATGCATGAAACAACTTCCTGGCAGCCAGACCAACTGTGTGTTGTTGGTGTCAGTGTGGGTGGTGTGTTCACCCAGCCAGGCCCAGGTCCTCCTGCACTTTGGGTCTGCAGTTCAGACCCTTGGCCGGATGTCCAGCCTGCAGCTCTACTGTCCTGACAGAGCGGGCGCccagctgtctgtctgctccACTCCTCCACCTGAAGGAAGCCTCGTGGGTGTGGTAGATAACACCTGTACAGTACACCTTCACCTTCAGGTACTTCAGCTGCACtttaacacaaaactgtctcatcagccaatcacatctCAGCTTCTATAAACTAATACAAGTTTAACTAAAAAGAAGCTGGAAAAGCCAAATCCTTGCAGAAACTATAATTCATTTAATATTTCGTTAACCAGTTCTtttgtttacaataaaaagagaaatttgacttttcatcatttattttctttctttttgagatTAAGCCTCTATGGGGGAGGTAGCTGACTCACATTAcattagatcttttttttagtttaataaacaGGTTTGAAAAAGTTCCCAAGTTGTTCCGATGGTGTATTTGGGTCACTTGAAGAATAAGTACGTTTGTGAGCTTAAACGGTTGTTTGGACAATTATATAAgtaatacagattttttttttttatcaggatGGAGTGAATGTGGACAAACAGATCCTGCAACTTTCTCAAAAGAGAGGCAAGCTTGTTTTGAAACTAGAGGAAATGCTCTGCAGACTGCAATCTCCTGACCACCTGACCAAGGTTCCCGCTCATGTTAGGCAGCAGATGGACAAGAAGGTGAGGAACCCAGAGGCCCTGCTGCAACTCCatatttttgcttatttcttCTTTCACAAGAATTGCAGTCATATTTAAGTTCATTTATAATTTAGCCTTATGCCTGAACTCTGGTCCAGACTCAATGATGagcaaaatatttgtttttgcacCCAAAACTGCGAGAACAAGCAAAAACGTTCCCTGACTTCAAGACGTCATATTTTAGCCTTTGGCAGCAACATGACAAAGATTTTTGAGTTGACTGAAAAAGACGTTTGTTTCTGTAAGATGTTgaagaactacaaaaaaaagagcatatAAGAACAAATATCTTGCTTTAATTACAATTCAAAGAGTTCAGGGAGAACACTAAAACAACTTCTTATTTGATAACCTCagaatgtgttttcattttatgttttggctCCAGCTTTTGGATCTGAAACAGGAGTTGGAAACTATTGAagaccagttggagctactgcaGAAAACTCAGGGAGGAAGATGAGTTCGGTTCCTTGCTTTCGATGAAGACACAAACACGTCTACATCTTAAACGGAGACTGAACTTCTTGCCCCGATGAGGTTGGACTGCTTCTTATTGTGGTGCAGAGCTACTCTTCAGTGGATTGTGGATAGATGCGAGTAATGGACACCCATGGACAGGTTCACCAAGAATCTTTGCAGTCTGCCCTGATGTATGCAGAACCCTGATGAGAACCAACACGTTAGAACTAGAGGATCAATCCTTTGAGcttcatttaaaacatgtttgcagTGTGAATCTGTGTCAGACTGGGACTCCTCATCTGCCTGTCATTTGAGATGATGTGAATAAAGAGACCACAACAGTTTTAGAAAACAATAGGTTTTGTATATGGACTCATCAAATCCTGTCCAGTCAATTCATTTTACTCATAATGCATCAAATTATAAGACTGTCTGAAGATGCTACAGAAAAGGCAAGAAACATCAAACCAAGTTAGTCATTAAACAAATATTGTGTTCCGATTCAGTCCAGATTTTTAGGCCAAATTTTCTTTActgtattttaatgaaaacGTATAAAAGTGACCCAGCAGATTACCTTCATTCATcatctaaacccgttttgtcccttttggggttacggggctgccggagcctatcctggccactcgaGCCAGTAGATTACACTAAAGTGCAACATCTGTTTTGGGTGACGATGAGAGGAAGACTGTACTGCAGAACCATGGCGACCATCTGATGTGAACGGTTGGAGCCTGACAGGACAGTGGAGAGAGAACAAGAAGTAGACCAATACAAAAATTACTAAAACATCTAGAAAATCGCAAAAACACTGAATATATCCATTTTTCTTGTCATATGCtgtgtattttaatatttaaaaaaatagaacattgtGTGGTGTATTTATGATATGCCTAAGTATCACTGCACTGAGTAAAGATTTTTCTTGGAacttgtatatatattttttacagatCGGGTATAAATGAGTTACTTCTTGTACTTTTGTCCTCTtctgctaaattaaaaaaaaagcctggctTTTTTGGTCTGTTCAAAAGTCAATAGCAGAGAAAAAGCACTTGAATCTTTTTAAAGGTGGATTTTTGGCTGATGGTTCAAAGCTTTTTTCCCCTAATAAGTtatgtatggaagcgattctgtagcataattaaaaataaaagtcaattctGTCTCCATCGTTTTTCAGAGCGGCAGTATGTGCTTCGAAGTTCACTTCATGTAGAATCAATCAACAAACCTGGTGATGTATATAACCAGGGGGTGACATGTTCTGGATGTTCTTCGCATAATGTTATTCTGGGCATGCCTACATCACACTGAGAAACGTGTGTTTCGTACTGCAggaaaaaatcatatttttcttgagtcttgcccaaggacacggcTAACCCCCCAACCAACCGATTGGTGGTCATCTGTTCACCCCTGTGACCTGACAACAATGGTTCTGACTGTAAGCCCGAGGAGGAGGAGCGTTTCAGAGGAAAATTTAGTTCGGGTCAATTCGGCTCTACTCGGTACACGCGTCATCATCCCGGAAGTATGTGTTAACAGAGATGCCTTCTCCCAGTTGATAGTCGTAGCCTGGCAGAGCCAGCTGCAGGGAGATTGAGAGCTCCCCGAACCCGAACGCTTTCCTCGGCAGAAGCAGGTGATGCAAAGCGAGCGGAGGCCAGTGAACAGTTAGCAGACAGACATGGAGCCTGGACGCGGGGGTGCGGGCAGCCCTGCCAGTGCTACAGACTCGAACCGTGATGGCAGCTGAGGCGGTGACCACCAGCAGGAGTTTTTCGGCCCCTCGCAGCATTTCCACCTGGAGGCAAAGTGAAGAAGACGTCGTCCCCTGGTTCCGGCCGACAGCAAGCCGGGTCTGGAGAACCTCACCTGTTTGTTCACAGCGCGGCGGGAGCGGCAGCGCTGCTCTGGTTTCTGCACGGCTAGCTGTCAGGTTAGCATGAGCGGCTGAGCGGAACTGCTGACCCGGCGTTTGGGTGGTCAGGAGGCTGCGATCAGCCCTTGAACCGCGGAGCCTCGCGCCTGTGGTGGAGGGAACATGGTGAAGGTGTGAGCGGGTGTCCTGTGTGGCCTCGTGGCGTGACGGACGGACGGAGAGGTTGGGATCTCGGGGACAGCACCTTGAACGACGAGTCCTGCCCGCAGGCGTGCAGATTCCGTAAAGGTAAACATTCCAAAAGCGGAAAATCTGAAAGTTTACATGTGCAGGTTCTTGAAAGTTGTTACACGTTTACACGTTAATTCTGTTAATTTTCTATCTCTATATCTCTAATCTTTGTCAACTTCCTTCAGACTTGTGGATTCTCATCCAGAAACATTTTCAACCCTTCAAAAAGTCCGATTGACATGACTAAGCTAGTAGATCCTCCTTCCTTTCACCATCCtcggtggattgcttttttcttctttttgcagtCTTAGACACTTAGGACTGATTAGAGCACTAAAAAGGCCAATTTAGCAAAAACGAGTAAATGTGTGGGCTGCACAAAGTAGGAAACTTGGCCGAGGTCATTTATGGAgcagaatgaatgaaaaacctCAGGAAATCCACTCAGCAGCTCCTAAATAAGGAGCTCATAAAATCGCAGGAGCATCTTAAGTCGTGCTTTAACAGAGTATTCTGATCGCACAAAGCACATGATGTATTTCCAGACAGGAAACATTTGTTGGAACAAGCTGGAGGTTTGACTTTGACCTATGGAGGTGCTTACATTTAATTAGAAATTGTGCAACCCCATCAAAATGAAATTGAGAGTCGTGGTTCGAATCCCGGCTGGGTTCtctctgtgtgaagtttgcatgttcttctcgTGCGTGTATGGGGACTGGCGTCCTCTCACATGGTccacaaacatgcttcataggttaagtgGTGACTTTAAATCGGCTCTTAGTGAGGGAATTAGGGCCCCTTTGATGGGCCGGCgatctgtccaggatgtcccgcCTTTGCCGTTGAGCACAGCATCTTTGTGACCCTGCTGTAGACAAAGCAGCAATAGAAATGGATGAATTTGACTGTTTGATGGACGTGATTGATGGACAGTGAAAATAGGTTTCACATGTCCAAATAGGAATACTTGGGACAATCGAATGTAGCTTATTTTCTACTCAGAAGTGGTGTGTTTGTGGTGATTTTGGAGTTGTAAAGGAACACAAACCAGTTGTGATTCATGTTTGGTCCTAGAGCGGGCGTCTCCTCGGGCTGCTCAGTGGCAGGCTCCTGTCTGCCTGATAGCCGATTACAGCGGCTCTATATTTATCAGCTCTAATAGGTTTAGGTGTTTAAACTGCAGAGAAGGTGCGTCTTCTCGCCTGCCGACCACTCCACCCCAGAGGCCCCGGCGGTTGGACTGCAGACTCGTTCCTGTTACAACTTCAGCATTCGATTTACAGTCAGGTTTACTGATTTATTTCTGacttatttttccaaattaagtttaaaactgaatttattttacttttatccaTAATATAAACTTGATCAAAGGTGGAACATTTATTGTTGAAATGATCAAAACCGACACtaacaaaactaacaaaaaaaatatgttttgtgcATAAAAATGCAGCAATTACTTTTAAGGGTATTTTCTTATGGatttgatttataaaaatgatttttattggtagatattgatttaaaatccaatttcttttaaatcccAGCCCTACTTTTAAGTCTTTAAGGCTTCTACCTTGCatagaaatataaaatgttatattttgcAGGTTTCTCTTCAGTCGTGGATTCAGTCTTTCAGTGTGTCGGCGTGTTTCCCACCCAAGCAGCTCAACGTCCTTGTAATCCTTTAATTAATGGAAATGAGCCCCTGAATATAATCTGGCATGTTTATGATCATATTTGTAATACAATCTCATTAGCTTGGTAGCTTTTGAAAAAACTAAGCCTACATGCCCTTCTTAGAGATTTTAAGCCCCATTAGTATTCACGTAAACCTGTTCTGTATACTGTTTGTCGGAAAATTGCTAGAATTTCTTTGGGAAATAACGACCTTTTCATCCAGTAAagggtcaaaaaacaaaacttgtatTGAATGTTTGGTAAATTTGGGAGTTTGAAGTTTTTAACAAGatgtaaaacacttttatttgtaGATTTATGCTGTAAATGTAGTTAAAGGAAGCGTGTAAGCATTAACTAAGTGAACCGTTTGTTTTAGAGAAAGGCCAGGAGCTCCCTGCTGACTTTGTTCCCTCCTGCACTGTTTTCCAGGATGATTTGCTGATGGAGAATGTCCAGCCGGTCCCAAGCCTCCCCCTCTGCAGGCTGTGAGGCCTTTGGTCTAAGCGGGTTTTGGTGGAATGATGCGTCCTGAGGTTTCAGACTGCTTGGCCTTTTCCTGACCAGCAGGCGGGATGATATGAAGTTCCTGCCCAGTTGAGGCGGGTTCCTCTGTGCGGGACAGTCACTCGGCCTTCGTCACCGTGGGGTCATGGTTCGCAAAAAAGGCTCGCTCATACTGTGCAGCGCTTTCCTGTTCGTCGCCTGGAATGCTTTGCTTCTGCTCTATCTTTGGGGTCGTCCTCCTATCGGCCGTCTCGGAGAGCTGGGAGGGGCCGAACCAGGAGGGAAGGAAGCGTGGGCCGCGGGTGGAGGCAAACCGGGCGGGGTCAACCTTGCTGGGGAGTTGATCCGGGTGGCGGAAGAGGTTGAGGAGCAGTTTGAAACCCAGAAGAAGCTTTTGCAGCAGATAGAGAGGCAGAGGGCTGGTTGGGCTCAGCAGAGGGCTGTGGAGAGAAGGGAATCTGAGGATGCGAGCAGAGTCAAGGATGTGGCCATCCAGCAGCCACCAAGAACGTCAGGACCAATCAAAACCAACATGGCTGTCGGTGAGCAGAAACGTTCACAGCGAACTGGACCAACAGCAGGTCTTGGTGTTGACTCACAGAACCCCCAAGGGAGCATCAGAGACCACAAGGCAACCCCTTCCAGCCCGGAGCCCGTCATTCCCATCCTGGTCATCGCTTGTGACAGAGTTACTGTCAAACGCAGCCTCGACAGGCTCATCCAGTACCGGCCCTCACCAGAACTGCATCCTATTATTGTGAGCCAGGACTGCGGCCACGCTGAGACGGCACGCGTGATCGGCTCGTACGGCGCTCAGGTGACGCACATCCGTCAGCCGGACCTAGCCGACATCCGAGTTCGGCCAGAGCACCGCAAGTTTCAAGGCTACTACAAAATCGCCCGGCACTACCGGTGGGCGCTCAACCAAGTGTTCCACACCTTCTCCCAGCCCACCGTGGTCATCGTGGAAGACGACCTAGAGGTGAGTGCTCATCTTCATCAGGGGGGTTTATAAGAGCCCAACAGAACCGGCTCTGAGGTCCTGTTGGGCTCACGCTCGAGTCAAAGATTCATGGAGTTTGCTCCACAGCCTGAAGGGGAGGAACGTAGTGAGGCTGCTGTTGAGGAGGCGCTGGTCAGAAGCCTCTTTCAGGAGCACAGCAGCTCACAAACGGGACATTATTTCAAAAAGGGTAAATGAACAACACAGATGAGACTGAAGGGATGTAGGATGAAGGTGTCATGATAAGAACTAGTGGCCCGGTTCCACGTCTCTAACAGGTTTCAGTGCTCTGTCACAGCGCTATGGCTCTTCATAAACAAGACTTTTGAAGTAAAGCCGCTGTGACAGACGTCTGTGaaaatattagatttttttaaagacccacgctgattaaaaatgaatttttggtgtttttaacgtgttcttgtggcattttttgatggaggacatattttaagaaaataaagcttaactgagtatttctttattcacatccTTGTGAATTAGGATCACTCAAAAAGGGATGTAGATCGTATTAGTAATGTAGAAAACATGATGTGAGCTCTTTGCTCATTATAAcctaaggttttttttaaagaacctgATTATACTTTTATCCTCCCTAAAGTGACACCGGATGCTGAACtccttgtttctgtcatgtgacaccgcttttctcttttcctttaGGTGGCACCAGACTTCTTTGAGTATTTTCGGGCCCTGTATCCCATCCTAAACGCCGACCCAACTCTGTGGTGCGTTTCCGCCTGGAACGACAACGGCAGAGACGCCTTGGTGGACCCCTCCAGGCCAGAGCTCCTGTACAGGACAGACTTCTTTCCAGGTTTGGGCTGGATGCTGCTGAAGGAGATGTGGGACGAGCTGGAGCCCAAATGGCCCTCGGCCTTCTGGGATGACTGGATGCGGCAGCCGGAGCAGCGCAGGAACCGCTCCTGCATCCGGCCCGAGATCTCCCGGACCATCACCTTTGGCCGCAAAGGTGTTAGTTTAGGTCAATTCTTCGACCAGTACCTTCGTTACATTAAGCTAAACACAGAGTTTGTGCCTTTCATCAAGCAGGACTTGTCTTATCTGCTAAAGGAGAAGTACGACGAGACTTTCATTACAGAGGTTTATAGTGCCACTCTGGTAAAGatggagcagctgcagcagacggGGACTCTGTCGGGACCAGGCCCCTACAGGGTGCAGTACTCCAGCAGGGAGAGCTTCAAAGTGTTTGCCCGGACTCTTGGGGTCATGGACGACCTCAAATCTGGAGTTCCTCGCACGGGTTACAGGGGCGTGGTCAGCTTCCTGCACCGGGGTCGGAGGGTGTTCCTAGCGCCCCCCGAAGGCTGGACACAGTACAACACTAGCTGGAGCTGAGACTGGTTTGGAGTCCAGACTGTGGAGGAGGAAAACCCTCGCCAGGCCAAAGAAACTCgatagaaaagaagaaaaggtccGAGCTTCTGAGGTACAATCGTGCCTTGATTTCCTGGTCCTTTTTGGAGCTtatgtttataataaaaatggGAAGATGCAGACACTTGTAGCAACCGGAAGGACTCGGACAGGACAGGTCCTCCTCTCAAACGTGAAGTTTCTTTACAGAACCAGCTGTGCAGCAGCGTCCTGTCGGTCTGTGACGATGTCCGTTCAGCTCCTATCTTACAAGGGGGACGGTGGATCAGTTCTAACACAGAACAACCTTTTTAAAAGCCGTTTGTTCTGGTTTTGTAAAACAGacctcagaaaaacaaaaccaaagtttatGTTTTGAGTAAAGAAATTTGTTCCAGGATTATGAACTAAAGGTTggaaggaaaaaatatatatattttttctcctttgtttcTCAAGTGCCACATTTGTCAGGTTGATCGGTGCTTCTCATGGACTCTTCCTCACTTTCCATCTCAACTATAAGATTGGATTGAGACCTAAACTGTTTTCTAACTTTGCTATTGAGGTGATTTCTCAAAGAAAAAGCTTTGATCCCATTTTATTTGGCAGAGGGATGCAGGAGCAACATGAAATATGATTGAGATTGAATTTAGCTCATTTTGTTCCCATCATGCACCGTTCATTGCAGCTTTTCCGGTTTCCTTCTTTTGACTCCAAGCGGTTTTCTTTCAACGTGTCCCTCAGAGGTCAGCCAACACCTCCTGTTGGGAACCAGTTTCCTGCTGATTCTTTGATTAAGAATATATCAAGCATTTTTTCACTCATTCCAACATGCTGAGGTATGTTTTACAAACACAGAAGGTTCAGCtgtgaaataaatgtctttttttatcatgTGATCATTTGCTGCGATGACTCATTCTTTTGTGACGCCGATAAGAACGAGAGTGGCGCCAAAAACATCAGGAAGTCATCATTTGAAAGCAGGTGAAAGTGGAATGATGGGTAAAAACAGGTGAAAGGAAGT carries:
- the LOC101173236 gene encoding alpha-1,3-mannosyl-glycoprotein 2-beta-N-acetylglucosaminyltransferase-like, whose translation is MVRKKGSLILCSAFLFVAWNALLLLYLWGRPPIGRLGELGGAEPGGKEAWAAGGGKPGGVNLAGELIRVAEEVEEQFETQKKLLQQIERQRAGWAQQRAVERRESEDASRVKDVAIQQPPRTSGPIKTNMAVGEQKRSQRTGPTAGLGVDSQNPQGSIRDHKATPSSPEPVIPILVIACDRVTVKRSLDRLIQYRPSPELHPIIVSQDCGHAETARVIGSYGAQVTHIRQPDLADIRVRPEHRKFQGYYKIARHYRWALNQVFHTFSQPTVVIVEDDLEVAPDFFEYFRALYPILNADPTLWCVSAWNDNGRDALVDPSRPELLYRTDFFPGLGWMLLKEMWDELEPKWPSAFWDDWMRQPEQRRNRSCIRPEISRTITFGRKGVSLGQFFDQYLRYIKLNTEFVPFIKQDLSYLLKEKYDETFITEVYSATLVKMEQLQQTGTLSGPGPYRVQYSSRESFKVFARTLGVMDDLKSGVPRTGYRGVVSFLHRGRRVFLAPPEGWTQYNTSWS